One part of the Malus sylvestris chromosome 2, drMalSylv7.2, whole genome shotgun sequence genome encodes these proteins:
- the LOC126608371 gene encoding glucan endo-1,3-beta-glucosidase 5-like gives MGFRFLLFFLLCVTSEGVVRGVLGAGGLACNWGTRSTHPLPPKIVVKLLKDNGFSKVKLFEADAGALQALGRSGIQVMVGIPNDLLAPLASSVTVAEKWVSQNVSSYISKNGVDIRYVAVGNEPFLTAYKDTFLQTTLPALQNIQAALIKAGLGRQVKVTIPINADVYQTDSGLPSGGDFRSDIRTLMMSIMKFLSDNNGVLTINIYPFLSLQADPDFPKEYAFFNNTAKPVVDGSISYTNVLDANFDTCIAALEKNGFSKLPVIVGEVGWPTDGDPNANIQDARRFNQGLLNRILAGQGTPKRSAAPDIYIFALIDEDAKSVLPGNFERHWGMFNYDGSLKYPLDMGSGKSLVPAKGVKYLPRQWCVMSPDASTSDPNLAQSIDYACSHADCTSLGNGSSCGMLDAKSNVSYAFNMYFQTMNQRNDACNFSGLSVITKTDPTPTQNGSCRFQIMIDLEKSRPRSPASPAAGLREHSSYKVAMGLLALVLVSTLII, from the exons ATGGGTTTCCGGTTCTTGTTGTTCTTTTTGCTCTGCGTTACCAGCGAAGGCGTGGTGAGAGGGGTGCTTGGCGCTGGCGGCTTGGCGTGCAACTGGGGAACCCGTTCCACGCACCCGTTGCCTCCTAAGATTGTCGTCAAGCTTTTGAAGGACAATGGCTTCAGCAAGGTGAAGCTGTTCGAAGCTGATGCCGGGGCATTGCAAGCTCTGGGAAGGTCTGGCATCCAGGTTATGGTGGGGATACCTAATGATCTATTGGCACCACTTGCTAGTAGTGTTACTGTCGCTGAGAAGTGGGTGTCTCAAAATGTATCTTCCTACATATCTAAAAACGGCGTTGATATAAG GTATGTGGCCGTGGGCAATGAACCTTTCCTCACAGCCTACAAGGACACTTTCTTGCAAACCACGCTTCCAGCACTCCAAAATATTCAAGCAGCCCTCATAAAAGCAGGGCTAGGGAGGCAAGTGAAGGTGACGATTCCCATAAACGCCGACGTTTACCAGACTGACTCCGGCCTTCCCTCCGGAGGCGACTTCCGGTCCGACATCCGCACCCTCATGATGTCCATCATGAAGTTTCTAAGCGACAACAACGGCGTTCTCACCATCAACATCTACCCTTTCCTCAGCCTCCAAGCCGACCCCGATTTTCCAAAAGAATACGCCTTCTTCAACAACACTGCGAAGCCCGTTGTCGATGGCTCCATCTCCTACACCAACGTGCTTGATGCCAACTTCGACACCTGCATTGCCGCCCTCGAAAAGAACGGCTTCTCCAAATTGCCTGTCATTGTTGGAGAAGTCGGATGGCCAACGGATGGTGACCCTAATGCCAACATACAAGATGCCCGGCGGTTCAACCAAGGCCTTCTAAACCGAATCCTTGCGGGACAAGGCACCCCAAAGAGGTCAGCCGCGCCCGACATTTACATATTTGCACTCATAGATGAAGATGCCAAGAGCGTTCTGCCCGGGAATTTCGAGAGGCATTGGGGGATGTTCAATTACGACGGATCACTCAAATACCCGTTGGACATGGGTAGCGGAAAATCTTTGGTTCCGGCGAAAGGTGTGAAGTATTTGCCTAGACAATGGTGCGTAATGTCGCCGGACGCGAGCACTTCCGATCCAAATTTGGCTCAAAGTATCGACTATGCTTGCTCCCATGCAGATTGCACAAGTCTTGGAAATGGATCTTCTTGTGGAATGCTTGATGCTAAAAGCAATGTCTCTTATGCTTTCAACATGTACTTCCAAACAATGAACCAGCGCAACGATGCCTGCAACTTCTCTGGTCTTTCAGTCATTACGAAGACGGATCCAACTCCGACTCAGAATGGTTCGTGCCGGTTCCAGATCATGATTGATCTCGAAAAGTCTCGACCGCGGTCTCCTGCTTCGCCGGCTGCTGGATTGAGAGAGCACAGCTCCTACAAAGTTGCGATGGGGTTACTTGCGCTTGTTCTAGTATCCACATTGATCATCTAA